TTGTTTTATCGGTCACGGCCAAACTTCCATCAACTTGTGGCAGATCCAAATCTCCACGAATTTGCAGATCCGCATCTATTGCCAGAATACCATACATGATTTTGTCATTGTCTTTTTCAGAATCTACAACTTTAAAGTTTTTGGCATTTACATCTAAATTAAAGGCAAAATCTCTGTAAGTTTTCGTCAGAACAGAGCCATCGATAACGATTGCGTTTCCTGATTCATCTTTAATTTTAAAATCATTAAAATCCATTCCACGGCTCGTGAACCTTATTTCATCATTAATGTTTTTGAACTTGCTTCCCAATTGGGTTACACCCATACCAACCTCATTAAATTTAACAGTACCCAAAATACTCGGATCTTTTGCTGTTCCCGCAATTTTTAGATTTCCGGAAATATACCCTTCTGCATTTTCAATTGCATTCATAGAAAGTCCTTGTACGGTCTGCATTTGAAGCTGGTTCATATCCAAATTCATATTCAGCGCGCTGGATTTCGTGTTGTAGGTGCCAAGTAATTTTAAATCATTGTTGTTCCCCGAAAGTGCGATGTCTGCACGAATTAATTCCGAGGTTTCATTATTCACTTTCACGTCTAACTTTCCGACAGGACTGCCGTAAACAAATAAATCAGTCACATCTAAATCGGAGGTAAAAGTCATATTGTTTTTTAAGTCCCGAAGTTGTGCCGTCCCATTGATGGTTCCTTTTGCGAGCAAGGAATCTTTTTTTATTAATTCGGTAATCGTTTCAATTTTGAAATCTTTAATCGAAATATTAAGCGGACTGTTTGGAACAGTACTTTCAGATTGAACCCGAATTTCACTGCCATTATTAGAAATGGTAAAATTATTGGCTAATATCCCACGGTCGCCAATCTGAATAAAGTTATCCGGAGCGACCAACCAGTTGTCATAATTTAGCTTTAAACCCTCAGGATTCAGACTTATTTTTGTGAGATCACCTAACTTCTCTACATTTCCCGCAATTAAAAACTGGGTTTCATCTTTTCCATCTTTCGTGGAGGCATTGTAGGTAATGAGATTGTCTTTAACGTCCCCATTCAGACTCACTTTTTGCACTGCAATGCTTTCGTTTTTAAATTCTGCCAGTTTTACATCGTAAACCAGCGCATCATTTGTATTATTGATGTTTAGAACACCATCCGAAATTTTATTAGCGCCGTATGTAACTTGTGGAATTTGTCCGTTAACTTCCAGTTTTCGGGAATCGGCATCGTAATTTCCAACCAAAGTAATGGGTTCAAACTCCGTCAATTCAGGTACAAATTTTCTAAGAAGATCATCGTCTTTAACTTTAGCATTGAAGGTAAAAAACTGATTGGCATCTACTTTTACGTTTTTTGTCCCGGGTTTTTGAAACTGATAATATTGGTTAATGGTATTTTGAAGTGAGCCAAAAATCTGCGTCAGTTTATATTTTCCCTTTAGATCAACATCTGCAATTTGAGATTTTAAAGTAATCCGGTTACTGTCTGCTGTGGAAAGGGCTGTTAATAAAACTTCCTGTACTGGGAAAACATCCTTCGTGTCGGAGATGGCGAAATTTTCTAAATGAAGATAACCATTGGGCGCATCCGGATTTAAACTCGTAAAGTCTCCATCTAAATCTCCGGCTAAAATCATTTGATCGTCGTAAAAGCCCAGTTTATTTAAATCCAGTTTTCGAATCGTTCCGTTTACTTTAATGGTTGGGTTGTTTTCGTTATAAACGCCGGAAGCCAATAATTTTAAGTTCGCATTTGGATCTTTTGAATCGAGGTTTATGACGTATGCTCCACGGTTGATTTTCCCATCCAGCGCCATATTTCGATAAGTGTAACCATTGTAATACACGGAGGAAATATCACCTTTAAGATCTGCATTGGCTTGTTTCAAATCAAAACTTTGCCCTTTAACAGAGATTTGTCCGGTAATGGAACCCAGATCTTTATTTTGAATAATTTTTCCAATTTGCAAGTTCTGCAGATTTGCCAGAATGTTATAGCGTTCCTGATTTTTGCGTTTCAAGTCCACGGAGGCGCGAACTGCAGCATTTCCTAAAGTAGAAGTCATTTTAAGATCTGCGTTCACGATCTTCGTCGTACCTTTTGCCGTTCCTGCAATTTTAAAATAGGAGGGAAGTGAAATATTACTCGGAATCGTATTTTTCGGCACCAAATTGAAAATCGTTTTTGCCGATGAAGACAATTCCCGAACATTTAAATCAAAATATAAATGATCAGGATCCATCGCATTTTTTACGACTCCTGAAGCATTTACTTTTAATTGATCCAATCCCGAAAGTTCCAGATTCTGAATGTTTAAATCATTGATTGTTCCTTTCAGTTTGGTGTTTACGTTTAATATCGCATTCGGATATTTATTAAAAGGAGCCGTGTTTCTTAAAGAAGGAACAAGCATTAAAATATCTGCAAATCCAACTTTTGAATTTCGAATATTGGCCTGAATTTTCACTGCACCCGGATTGGCAGAAAGTTGCTCAATCGAATTGTAGTTTAGAATGACTTCATCACGCAAGACCGTTTTTGAAGTCTGTAAATACAGATCTTTCAAATAAGCCTGTTGATCTTCATACACGAAATCGGTTTCCAGCTTCTGAATGTCTAATCCACGGCCTTCTTTTATTTCAGCAGAATTTACCGTGCCCGCAAAAGTGCCGTCTTTCATTTTAAAATTCCGGACTTCCAAATTCATTTTGGAAAAATTTAGATGATTAAAATCCATGCCGCTTCTCGTGGGTGAAATGGCGGTGTTGTCATAGACTACTTTTACATCATCTAACACAAATTTTTTCAGCAATAGCGCTAACGATTGGTCGGATGAAGTCTTGTTTGCTTCGTTGTCCGTGTTTTTTGGATTGGCATTTTGGGCGGGTAAATATAATTTAGCATTGATGTCAGCGCCCTTTAAATAAAGATTTTCAATTCCGAAATTACTTTTCTCTAAATCCAGCTGATTGATTTTCGTGCTAAGTTCTTTAAAAATAACTTTGGCAAAAGTTTTCGTATTATCGTCACCATAATCAATATTGAAGTTGGTCAGTTTTACTTTATTTAAACCCAGCTTCATTGGTTTCTGCTGATTCAGTGAATCTACTTTTTCTTCAACTTTCGTAGTAACTTCTTCCAGAAAATCCTGTTTCAGTTTAAGACGAAGTCCATCCATATTAATGTCATTCGCTGCGTAGGAATTATTTTGAAGGTCAAAGGTTTTTACGCGGGTATCAAATGATTTAAAATAGACATTGAGGTCGTTTCGGGATTGCTGATCGATGAAAGAAATGCCAATATCCTTTAAATTGATTTTATCCAAAGAAATAATAAAAGGTTTCGAAGGACTTGCTTCTTCATCTTTGGTTGCAAAAGCATCAATGATATAATCAAAATTAAAGGTGCCGTTTTCGTTTCTCACAACATTCGCTTTTACGCCTTGTAGATCAACAGAGGTAATATCGGCCGTATTTTTCAGAAGTTTAGGAATATTTAAACCGACATCTAATTTTCGGGCAAATAAAAGGGTGTCGACTTTTTGACCTCT
This DNA window, taken from Kaistella carnis, encodes the following:
- a CDS encoding translocation/assembly module TamB domain-containing protein: MPVNIYQKILKYTGIVLASIVVLLILLIFSLRLPAVQNFAKGKLVNYLENKIHTQVSLERVYIDFPNSLVMENLYLRGQKVDTLLFARKLDVGLNIPKLLKNTADITSVDLQGVKANVVRNENGTFNFDYIIDAFATKDEEASPSKPFIISLDKINLKDIGISFIDQQSRNDLNVYFKSFDTRVKTFDLQNNSYAANDINMDGLRLKLKQDFLEEVTTKVEEKVDSLNQQKPMKLGLNKVKLTNFNIDYGDDNTKTFAKVIFKELSTKINQLDLEKSNFGIENLYLKGADINAKLYLPAQNANPKNTDNEANKTSSDQSLALLLKKFVLDDVKVVYDNTAISPTRSGMDFNHLNFSKMNLEVRNFKMKDGTFAGTVNSAEIKEGRGLDIQKLETDFVYEDQQAYLKDLYLQTSKTVLRDEVILNYNSIEQLSANPGAVKIQANIRNSKVGFADILMLVPSLRNTAPFNKYPNAILNVNTKLKGTINDLNIQNLELSGLDQLKVNASGVVKNAMDPDHLYFDLNVRELSSSAKTIFNLVPKNTIPSNISLPSYFKIAGTAKGTTKIVNADLKMTSTLGNAAVRASVDLKRKNQERYNILANLQNLQIGKIIQNKDLGSITGQISVKGQSFDLKQANADLKGDISSVYYNGYTYRNMALDGKINRGAYVINLDSKDPNANLKLLASGVYNENNPTIKVNGTIRKLDLNKLGFYDDQMILAGDLDGDFTSLNPDAPNGYLHLENFAISDTKDVFPVQEVLLTALSTADSNRITLKSQIADVDLKGKYKLTQIFGSLQNTINQYYQFQKPGTKNVKVDANQFFTFNAKVKDDDLLRKFVPELTEFEPITLVGNYDADSRKLEVNGQIPQVTYGANKISDGVLNINNTNDALVYDVKLAEFKNESIAVQKVSLNGDVKDNLITYNASTKDGKDETQFLIAGNVEKLGDLTKISLNPEGLKLNYDNWLVAPDNFIQIGDRGILANNFTISNNGSEIRVQSESTVPNSPLNISIKDFKIETITELIKKDSLLAKGTINGTAQLRDLKNNMTFTSDLDVTDLFVYGSPVGKLDVKVNNETSELIRADIALSGNNNDLKLLGTYNTKSSALNMNLDMNQLQMQTVQGLSMNAIENAEGYISGNLKIAGTAKDPSILGTVKFNEVGMGVTQLGSKFKNINDEIRFTSRGMDFNDFKIKDESGNAIVIDGSVLTKTYRDFAFNLDVNAKNFKVVDSEKDNDKIMYGILAIDADLQIRGDLDLPQVDGSLAVTDKTNFTFVLPQSTPSLEEREGIVEFIDQDQIALQKTIKADSLTDQSNIKGMDVNVNITVNKEAKISLIIDKANGDFVELQGDAQLTGGIDPSGKTTLVGVYEVEKGGYEMSVSLLKRKFEIEKGSTITWTGEPMTANLDITAVYKTEAAPLDLLQQQLTGVTGSQLNQYKQRIPFNTLLIMKGELLKPVITFDITTSKENNSVSSEVIDNTTAKLEQLRREESEMNKQVFALLLLNRFIGENPFQSETGLSASTLAKQSVSRILSEQLNNLAKDLIGGVELNFDLESTEDYSTGNKNERTDLNVGLSKRLFDDRLKVTVGNNFALEGDARQNEEMTNIAGDITLDYSLSKDGRYMLRAYRKNDYQVALQGQIIETGLGFIITLDYDKFREIFERSKKNREQKTQNTSSK